In one Rhodohalobacter sp. 614A genomic region, the following are encoded:
- the cas3 gene encoding CRISPR-associated helicase Cas3', producing MKRWSIETYQELELLAKSEVYGSVTLKQHLTDVAEAIIPLAKHFVKDVELSKKGALLHDIGKAHPVYQAFVHDYKEGFGFSQSLPNRHEISSLAFLPLFPKNEWEPLTEMIVAHHKSVEGDHRKRGIIDILNQQGPAGLFESHLEDWEIWAERALKLLNELGFETRAISEKEAEEAIEWVYEYCEELGDGWSEWKGLLMASDHMASALGKELKPYLKHFFKTPEYVDMHPPNELFPLSMKSTEDKRPHTLVVAPTGAGKTEFLLNRCKGRTFYMLPFQASINAMFKRIKEIVPKETDVRLLHAASRLVAKDENNSKQEVQLQPFVGSSVKVLTPHQTSSIIFGTMGFEATLMDVRGCDVILDEIHTYQAESQAMVMEIVKVLIEQNCRIHVGTATMPTALYDKLLEILGGADTTYEVSLTDNELATYDRHIIHKNENIDELFDIIKTAFEETEKVLIVCNIVADSQETYRMLKSMFPDIPSMLIHSRFRRKDRREREEQLKNDFDGQEGPCFVVSTQVVEVSLDISFDRMITQAAPLDALIQRFGRINRKRKKPENRTLRPIHVLQPKEHTLPYRKETVEKSFELLPDKEPLSTIEIQSLIDQVYPEIDIQKISGYLKWNDDQFQMKKLRHISEPVLMKYLEIDSASAILEQDLETYKEANWEERQWLEIPVNEKSMYRIRERVQRLERVGSEPYVMTEQYDYEKVGLELKEPSNFI from the coding sequence ATGAAGCGATGGTCTATTGAGACATATCAAGAGCTTGAATTACTTGCCAAAAGTGAAGTCTATGGTTCTGTCACTTTAAAGCAACATTTGACCGATGTAGCAGAAGCTATTATACCCTTAGCAAAACATTTTGTAAAAGATGTTGAGTTAAGCAAAAAAGGGGCTTTATTGCATGACATCGGTAAAGCTCATCCAGTATATCAGGCTTTTGTACATGATTATAAAGAGGGTTTTGGTTTTAGTCAGTCGTTACCTAACCGCCATGAGATTTCATCATTAGCTTTTTTACCACTCTTTCCCAAAAATGAGTGGGAGCCGTTGACCGAAATGATTGTTGCTCATCATAAGTCAGTTGAAGGTGATCACAGAAAAAGGGGTATTATCGATATTCTAAATCAACAGGGGCCTGCCGGATTGTTCGAATCTCATCTGGAGGATTGGGAAATATGGGCTGAAAGAGCTTTAAAGCTACTTAATGAATTGGGATTTGAAACACGGGCGATTTCTGAAAAAGAAGCCGAGGAAGCCATAGAGTGGGTATATGAATATTGTGAGGAATTAGGTGACGGCTGGTCAGAATGGAAAGGGCTATTGATGGCCTCTGATCACATGGCTTCTGCTTTAGGAAAAGAGTTGAAGCCTTATTTAAAACACTTTTTCAAAACGCCTGAATATGTGGATATGCATCCACCTAATGAATTGTTTCCGCTCTCAATGAAATCGACAGAAGATAAAAGACCACATACATTGGTAGTTGCACCTACCGGGGCTGGTAAAACCGAATTTTTATTGAACCGGTGCAAAGGGCGAACATTTTACATGCTTCCGTTTCAGGCTTCCATTAATGCCATGTTCAAACGCATTAAAGAAATCGTGCCGAAAGAAACCGATGTGCGACTTTTACATGCTGCTTCACGGCTTGTGGCAAAAGATGAAAATAACAGCAAACAGGAAGTTCAGTTGCAGCCTTTTGTGGGTTCCAGTGTGAAAGTACTGACCCCACATCAAACCAGCAGCATCATTTTTGGGACGATGGGTTTTGAAGCAACCCTTATGGATGTAAGAGGGTGTGATGTAATTCTGGATGAAATTCATACGTACCAGGCAGAATCTCAGGCCATGGTAATGGAAATTGTGAAGGTGCTGATTGAACAAAACTGCCGAATTCATGTAGGGACCGCCACCATGCCAACAGCACTATATGATAAATTGCTGGAAATATTAGGTGGAGCAGATACTACATATGAAGTCAGTCTTACGGATAATGAACTTGCTACGTACGACCGGCATATTATCCATAAAAATGAAAATATAGATGAGCTATTCGATATCATTAAGACAGCATTTGAGGAAACAGAAAAAGTTTTAATTGTCTGCAATATTGTAGCGGATTCCCAAGAAACGTATCGCATGTTGAAAAGCATGTTTCCTGACATTCCATCCATGCTAATCCATAGTCGATTTCGAAGAAAAGATCGCCGGGAAAGAGAAGAACAATTAAAGAATGATTTTGACGGGCAAGAGGGACCATGCTTTGTAGTCTCTACACAGGTTGTAGAAGTTAGCCTGGACATTAGTTTTGACCGGATGATTACCCAGGCGGCACCATTGGACGCCCTTATCCAACGATTCGGACGGATTAATAGAAAACGCAAAAAACCGGAGAATCGAACACTGCGGCCTATTCATGTTCTGCAACCAAAAGAACATACGCTTCCTTACAGGAAAGAGACGGTTGAAAAGAGCTTTGAGTTACTGCCGGACAAAGAACCACTCTCAACTATTGAGATACAATCGCTGATAGATCAAGTGTATCCGGAAATAGACATTCAAAAAATCTCAGGGTATCTGAAATGGAACGACGACCAGTTTCAGATGAAGAAATTGCGACACATTTCGGAGCCGGTGTTGATGAAATATCTCGAGATTGATTCAGCTTCCGCTATACTGGAACAAGATTTGGAAACTTATAAAGAGGCCAATTGGGAAGAACGGCAATGGTTGGAAATTCCTGTTAATGAGAAAAGCATGTATAGAATTCGGGAAAGAGTTCAACGACTGGAAAGAGTTGGAAGTGAACCCTACGTAATGACCGAGCAATATGATTATGAGAAGGTTGGGTTGGAATTGAAAGAACCATCAAATTTTATTTAA